The Rhopalosiphum maidis isolate BTI-1 chromosome 2, ASM367621v3, whole genome shotgun sequence genome segment ataaatacaaatgtataatgtatgattGTATCATAGTTCAAGTAaaacgattaaataataatcatctaaatatcatttttacaaaGCTCATAAAGAATTACtaccaaaaaattaattaattcatgatactcatattttaatattatcaaaatgaaTACTTTGTTACacttagataatttaaaatgaaaatatttccaaatattGCGaagaacataattaattattatactataagtgAAAAGTACACAAAATCACAGTTTCAAAATTACAtagaatagatttttatttatattttgttaacattttgaaaatgaccAAACAAAGTGTTAAGCCAGTTTTTGaatcataaaatcaaaaattgacaTCATAATTTAgcatttattctaaatttaccattattttaaatgaaaatcttacaataataaaaaaaagcattaatatgataaaaataaaataaataatcatctgAAAAAACTATCATATTGAGCTTGGAAGTGTTATTGACtagtatataaacatacatatgtataaaatagtatactaaCACTTGATCATTTGGTTTTCTTTTTCCATAGAAAGGATTCTCTAGTATGATTGAACCAATCGCTGCTTCTTTTAAAAGCGGTTTTGCTAACATAGCCCGTCTTCTCCAATAATGctatcacaaaaataaaaatgaaataaatattaaattaattatagttattacttattactattgtatacCAATAAATGTACTTAGTAACCtgtttttcaatatgtattattttaaatatttaaaagtaaagcAATTACTTGATCTCCTGTGCCAGCCATGTGTACACACAtaggttttacatttttggaaggccatttttttggtaataaaACTTGGAAATGGGCAAGATGACTCTCTTTTGGCACTATATTTGGAAGATAATACGAAAAGGGTGATTGAAATACTCCTTCTAATGTTATGCAATCGGAATCTtcctttttctaaaataaaaaattataattttacttaatatatattttagaattaattaattgtgtttaattatatactttaacaaTTTTCACAGGATAATCAGATGCTACGAGTTTGAAACAAGAGTCTCGATCTATTATATGATTTCGAAACTGaaacaaactataataataacacaaataaataaataaatgtataacattattattacttagtaATTAGcagtacttaaataaataaattattaaaataaaaatgtatcagaCATAGAAAGAAATAATCATGAGACTTaactattagaatattaagtataattttaaaagaaaaccatataatatgtttatatatataccttatttcatcagtaaaaaaatcattaaatgtatatatatttttttttaaataaataatttattttcataaaattaattaaattttattttaaattacaataatatataaaaatatttttataatttattattttaaaaaataaaaagtattatccattatattccaatatttaaaaaaaaaattcattaaaattaatttatctcttGAAGTTAAGCTTGTGGAGGtacttataaaaagtaaaattaacagTTATTGTCATTAACAAGAGATTAATTAGTTACCTAGCTAGTTtacaacttatttaaaattgtattactgtaattttattgtaataaaggtagtaatataataatatcggtaATAAGAAAAAGAGCTTCAAAATTAATGAACTAATTATAGTAATCGAGTCTtacttacttataagttaaatttataaaattatttattttggtaaaatcatgaacaaatattttttctttttttaaagatattattaaagtttactCACCTTTTAAGTTTTTCAGGATCACCCCAACCATTTACAAAGTATTTAGTAAGCAACAATTTTctgtatatataatcaaatttattaattgtcatattatttattgtgatgagtgtatactatttatgttacaaataaaacagttaataatatttgatttaataaaacttcttCGCTTTTAACTTAAATGCATGGgtacttatataggtacctacacgcGATTTATAACTTTCACGTAAACAAAATAAGGTCAAAAGGGTTAAACTTAGAtcagtaaacaaaaatattattgtataatgtatttaaactaAGTAGgtaacaaaaactaaaaatattttgaaaaattgttatttatatactttttaaatacctacgtcatgaaaaaataagataaaaattgagTAAATACTGTATTACCGTGCTATGCTGGTAAATGTATGTggttaaagttaataaaaaaaaaaacttaaaaacaattttagacaATAATAGGACCTACAAAATACACTTATGTACTACTGTACTTTATCATTTATaggtatcattattatcatctcGGACGTAAATGATTACTACAAagaattagataatatattaacatattttggcgttattacttatttgattATGATCCATTTCGACCAGAATACCAAATCACAGAtaagtatactatttaaaaggaccataatttaagtatagaaCTGTACAtagataagaataaaataaggaATTAAGGATTaaggaatattaatttaaatataagtaagatAAAGTGAACAGTGAACAgtggacaatattataattatagtaaatactaaataaacctataaaaaatagatgATATATAGatgaaatatctattttttgaaCCATAAGTCCTCAGCTgacaatttgtaataatttattgtttactttCCAATGGCTTCGTATTTCGTAATGTTTACTTTGTATTGTTCTGTGATTGCGGGGAAGCGCTCGTTTCATTACTTGGTAAatggtaggtatttaaaacgctatcataaattcataaatattaaataattttaaaaatatggaggTACCTACACATATTTTTCTACAATGAAATGATATTTACAGAAATATCCgtattatagtcattataaAGTGAAAACAAATgactaaaaaatgattaatataattaataaataataattacagttgACACTGAGCAGTGAGCATAAAGCGATCTATGCCATATTTTcggtaatataatgtaaaaatcttACCAATATGTTCATCCTCTTTTATCTTTTCGAAatcgaaatttattttattcaaattattaatttccgtttagaatcataatattttaaaatactaatgttTTTACTATCTACAGTGTAGATACTACAGTATTCTTAGTCAAAATGAATTACGTTTGTCATTTGTAAATAGTAATGCGTTTTTGgaccagtatattattatacagtatcgaatttttattttttttgtagatgtTTCGGAACAAATTGGGGATAGCGTTAAACCTCTGTAAACACCTCTCCGATCACCAGTCACCACACATAAATACtaagtacctaaatataagTCTGGATTATAAGTACATTGGTTAAATTCTGTCAGCGAATAATCACGACTATTGCAAGTCACTAGCCCTCTTAAATCGCGAGCACTAAATTAATGGCTAGCCAACTAAGCGATTTATCCAGTTTTGTTGAATATACTATGCAATTTCACtcccaaaaattaaaatagctaGAGAGTGCCGATTAGGTAGCAACAAGAGTAGGCCGATAGTCAACTTTATTAGTGGGCGAGTGTTGGCAACTTACTTAGACCAATGGATTGAGTTAACTTGGTAGCAgcgaatataaaatgtataacaaataaattgtcatttattatttacgctTTATGCTCATGACTGAGTGaatgtaaatagtttaatacctTAAGTAAACAAGTATTGCTAAATGCTAACTCGTGCGTGACATTTACTTTAACTGCGATTAAATTCACCCAGCCTTAACGAGACGCCATTCATAATCTATaccaattttacaattattacacaaaACAATTTcagaattttacttttattatggcTACATGTTGTATACTTATACTGACCACTTGCATATTTTGATGTAAAAAAACGTACttgagttaatattttatagacttaTAGCCTATAGATAAATCTAGAGAGCcctgattaaatatattttatcaaggtTCCGAGCAGtgagttttttaaattgatcgtagatttaaaattctaagatCTAAGCAGAGGCATGCCGTAGAGGGGCCTAGGGGGCATGCACCCCGGGCGCATGGTTTAAAGAGGcgccaaaaaaattgaaatgcataatgataaataaaatagggggcaaatatttttaattttgccctGGCCGCCAAATCTTAACGGTACGGCTTTGGatctaagtataatttattataattttcaattttgaatgtttcatatttttatttattagttctaCGGTGACaacgaataatttatcaacaaaTTTAAGTTGGCATTACTTTTTTGATGACATGATGTTATCAAACCGGCAAGAAAATTGTTCAGTGATTTTATCATAACGCCAACGtcactacatttttattttaatatatttgtttatacccTATAGGCTATGGGACGTAGGTACATCAtacatgttaattttttttaaatattctagttttcaataaatcgtatttaatttacaattcattAAATCAACATTCAACGTTAGTTATTGAGTGTCAGAAATTcagaatgtattttttgttctaaTTCACGCAAATTCtcaaatcttttaaaaatgtatttaaaaaccattctttgtgcttttattattttaaattccttAGTCGAAAGCGCTAGGGAAGAGCGCCCTAAGGTAAGATCTTTACACAATATCACATTTTCAATAGGTCTTAAATATTTctgaagaaaatttaattggaATCAATtactatcaataaatattttacattttttattgtatacataatacacacaacaaaataataagtattatttaataatttattttaatttcttaaaaaattataattaatacctttaatcatttaaagtaCTTAGGTGAACATAATCagcaaacaatttaatttgagGTCTAATAAACTTGTCTATCAACAATGTATACCTCGaggaaaatgtattcattacattaaataaaatctgtattctatttaatatgtgtggcattaatctttattaatattgatttataccttaaaataacttacatgatgttattatattgactgATAACTGTTCTTAATCAGTTGTTTGCTAAATACCCTTATTTCACATTTAGAAATGGCAAACAGTACACATATTTTAGGCCTTCTATGTTTTTGGTTCGATTTGTcgataaataagttaaatctaTAATCTCTTCATTAAGAgttcaaataacaatatctgCTAGATGAGCTGTGAGAATTTTAGactctaaattaaatatttattacattattttcattataattttattttttcagagaAAAGAGTAAATAATTGCgttaaagatatttaatatcaaattttattaattatacaatgtaactGTCTTTTAGAGCCTTGATCAAAAAGTACAGCAGCTAAATGATCTATATCAAAAGAAATTTTTGGTTAAATTTAATGGTCCTAAATTTAAGGAATTTGTCAAATCACCACCAAGAAACTATTCAGTTATTATGATGTTCACAGCAATGGCATCTCATAGACAATGTTCAATATGCGGGTAAATTttctttgtatttattgtacttgaaattattatatttttaaatacttcattgataattattataacaaaatatttgattattcaatttgtacctatgttttgaaaacatgaaaaaaaaattattgtatttttagacATGCCAgtgatgaatttattattgtagctAATTCATATCGCTACTCTCATAGACTAACTGAAAGTCCTTTATACTTTGGAATTGTTGACTTTGATGAGGGATCTgacatttttcaaatggttagtattatatattatcatttctcattttttaataattaattaatcaatatttgtatttatagttgCGAATTAATACTGCTCCAGTGTTCATGCATTTTCCAGCAAAAGGTAAACCAAAACCTTTAGATACTATGGACATACAAAGAGTTGGTTTTGCATCAGAAATGATTGCAAAATGGATACAAGAAAGAACTGATGTACAAGTCTGTATACTTTTTTCGttgttattgataattaaaatccaACATGgctcttaatttattaaatttcaatttttaataaaataataagttatttagtcatgttttttttatatattcattgatttaatcttgtataatatttataattttatgaattttatcttttattttagatacgaATATTCCGACCACCAAATTATTCAAGTACATTGGCATTATCTGTTTTATTTGCAATATGctcatcatttttatatgtcAGGCGAAATAATATGgaaatgtttttcaataaaaatttatgggGAGTTTTTTCTGTGGTAAGTGTTTTGTAATCTTTTATAAATCTACAAAATAGTAAACTATGTTTTGTAGTTATTCTGTTTGAATATGATTTCCGGACAAATGTGGAATCATATAAGAGGACCACCATTAATGCATCGTAATCAGCAAggcattattacatatattcacAACTCTTCACAAGGACAGTTCATTGTTGAAACCtacatcataattatattgagtatcctttttatcattttgtatGGTACagtattaagatttaaaaaaaagaaaatatccatattacattaatataaacaagaaagttcaaaatatttagagttTCCAAATTGTTATGCTtagaatacttttaaataaaatttaatttggttttctgtataaatattttaactaggtgttgtaaattttatgttattaacatAGcggatagtattttatttttacggtaTGAAAGTTTAACTaaagaagtaaaaatatatcagaaCATTGTTACCCTACTGAACTTCTCAGTATTCAACCATTTTTAAAGAGAACAGgaggaatattatattttggtatgCCAAAACCCGGTTAGAATTTAGCGgttgaactaattttaaaagttttaatcttttaagtatttgaaatttttacagtattatttttgtaaatgttaaatagtGGAGCAATTAGAAATAACATACGAGTAACTGAGTAACTTAGGGATTGAGTAGTATGAGTATTTactctatataattttactattttctttTTCCTTGAGTTTTAACTTATTTCTTACGTTTACTTAGTCAGTGTACATCAAAATCATATCCTATTGCTATGCAAAATTTCCTTAGTCGGGGGGCAGCattaaaaacctatttttGAACTGTACATAATGACTTAGTAAGGTTACTTATTAGTTTGAAGAGTTTTAATTGAGAACATCGCTTGATTTGTTATGGAGAAACCctcatgttaaaaaaaaaatgtgtattgtttgttgattgtaaatttgtttaacataGTACTATTGTATTCAATGTTATCCTCTGTGTCACAATATAGTATTtgctaaaatgaaaaaaaaaattacttttcagTTATACAGTAAACACAAAGACAACAAACTTAAAAtgacaatacaaattatataaaattatacaatttaacaaaatttaataatttaaatcaaaataattttgtaattaagaattagacaattataaatattatttaaaatgtacatattgaattccacaaaaattaaaattttatcaagtgaacgcattataatatacagatatgTGATACCAATTGaccattattacaaaaatatttaatgattatttatacaattttaatttagaaatgcTTGAACTgaagtcaataaaaattagcCTTTATTGACACACATTACTTGCTATAAGATATTTAGCATACACCATAATTGtcagaaattataattataatctttttaacttaagttagttgtaaaaatacatatttaataaatattaaaataagttaacaatTATGTTTAAGCAAGTAGATTTTttccttaatatttatatagatacaatattGGTGTTTGGAGCTGTGATAATGATTGATTCTTATACAAAGAAAACAGATTCTAAGACACGTAAAATAATGACTGTTGGCGGCTTAGCAttggttgtatttttattcagcGTTAttctatctatatttaaatcaaaagcaCATGGATATCCTTACAGgtaatattaacaaactaaattaacatttttaattattacaatttataattgaataactcaaatatttatttatttttcagttttctGATCAAATAATGGAGTTTTGAATATGAATCTactgttttgtttgtttattaaaaattgcacagaattttcaaaatgtatctattattggttcaaaatttttcatttgaaattcaTATTTGGGTACAACAATTCTTCTaactataattagttattattattttcttagtaaATTGTACTTGAAAATGCATTATCTATATTTGGCAATGCATATGcaatattaacatttcaattataatatctttataaatttcataaacaaatcaactgatttttattgttaagcatttaaaaaaaaaactttgaaatgttcaatataatatttaatatttaaaagtgatttgtacttggtttatttattgctatatttattaaggtaaatttaaacttataaaagatTATTGAAACCAGAAGTTggatttagtaatattattaattaggagCCTGAAAATTCTTAATTGAGAAGATTAATCAATGCTGCTCAAAGTTCTAGTTTGGAAATAGTACTGAAAGGTTAAATTAagctattaaataaagtaggtAAAACATTAGTCAAACAATTGAGTAGATGGGTTAGGgggatgtataaaaatatgtgaacataaaattataaaattattatttacacaagtGGAACCTGTTGACAGACAATATACCATTAAACTGTGTATATCAATggttaattaattgaattataatttatcaatgaaagtaatatatatatatatatattcatatatttgtttacctTTAGATTTTTCATATTGTTGGCCTTTTgccatacataataaataatgatatagcaaaaatgtaataaaaaaaaaaaaaactgtttaaataatttgattttataaaaattataagcataAAGCTATTTGTGTCAAGAAAATGCATATCCTTGAAAACAAATGTTCACATATAaccaataggtaggtatttaaaattttcaccaaatgtttatgtaagcatttcttaaacataatataattttttaatagttttcttCTTATTGATCTATTTATTAgtgtttaaaagttttaatttctttaaaatttaatacacggTTTGAAGGttgcaaattatttgtaattggaaattcaaaaataaatatttgatttgaaaattaaagacAAGAAATCCTCCTCATAAGATATTCTgcttctaataaaaataaggaatATAGGTATCACAAAGTTATATCaagtttttataagcatttttaatttttatggaattgaataataacatacatttactatatacattactCCTCAaacagtttttgaaattttgttgtaattcataaacaaatattactatataattatttgtaattttcacaAACAtctttatatatgatatttttttatacttggacttggtatagttatttaactttaaatattttcatttttttttgtaatattttagtatttgaaaattttaattttattttggttttttctcTATATACTGAAAAtgcttgaaaatgttatacaagCAGGACCGGATTTAGTGGGTGGGGTGGAACACCCCTAATTTAAGATACCTGTTTCATTATAGTCAACAATTTCGTCGTTTTGACATAGTAGTCATGAGTCagcaattatgttttataattatgtatgaatattcaaatattatttattatattaaataataataacttaaaataaaacaaattaagtaatcaaaaatatttatataaaatttaataaaatatatttgatttgatagttaatacttatatttgtgTAGTTGTATTTATAGATTACTATCTACCTGCTGCTGGTCAGCAACATacctaactaaaaatataaaatattgcctTTATAAGTCgacactttattatttatatatcatcatCAATTCATTTTGTGTaaaccaaatatattatatatttgttttatgctGCTAGTGttctatatataggtacaactgCAAACTAcagtaagttaaaaatttgttgaaaCCTATTGAAGGAAAATcagattcaaatttaatttattgaatatagaattacattaatagaataaacctataatttttattttgttttactttgtTAATACCCAGTAAATTGTTTAGAGTATGTCAGTGCACTGTTTTCTCTTTTTGGCCCATGCacaacataaacaaaatacttttatgcagaatcattttttttttttttgagcacctcaacctaacctaattttatctttaaaatcacccattacaaaaacaatagaaaataatatttttgaggggaagttatattgttgtatgtgtatgttactgtataagtaaaataattacttaagtaGCTAATACTAGTACTAGTCATGTCAATAGTCTCGTAACATTTCCTCGGAAtactaagtaaaaattaaagtctatgtactttcaattatattatatagaaaaatataaatatttttctatatttagtttcacaataataattaatagatagtATGATTTGTTTtccaaattttaacaataataacaattaacgattcaaatatttaatactaaaaaagtaataaaactataataaaaaatcaatatttaaaatttgtcatgatatttatatatttttttatcataatatataaatacagacAACACAGTTGTGAATTTGTGATAATATGGAAATATGACTTATAGCGAACCTAGCGGataacttgaaatatttacaaaattgggACGTTGAGAATCCTGATATTAATCACATATAATCAGTAATCGTAGTCGTGTTGTCAGTTAACCAGGTTTACctttatttataccattttgGCGCGGATTTCTACGGTCAACATTGTCTCACACTCACACCGTCCCGCCAAAATCATTTTGTGTtttcattttgtttgtttacggGCCTAGAGCTCCCCTTTGTCAATTTCAATAGTCAGTCGTCAGTCCGCCATTTTCATCCCTGTTCAGTGCACTGATTCTGTCTACTGCTAGTATTTCAGTATCtacgtttcttttttttttattctgtcgTGACGAAGAACGATGATGATCAACCGTGTTTCGTGAAAAaggtaaaaatgaatatttcgtAGCTCGGTGGACTTGTTTCCTCAGGACGCATTATccttgattttattttgataattagaGGAGGGatccaacattttttaaagcaataataaatattttaatacatttatgttaaaaaaaacttttattagtgtaaatttacttacttataattgaaaaatatatgtgcatagagggtttttatttttattggtatttaatgTATCAAAGTAGGTTGAAAGTATGCTGCATACAAACTGAGTTCCAATAAAACCTTTTAGGATGAATTGAGTCCCTGGTTGTTTTAaggaatatcatattaattgagTCCGTGTTCTAATAaactttgtataaaattaataattatatcaatgatATCACATTGTTGTCttcatatacatacattatggttggttttatattattttacttaaattaatccTTGGacttaattagtatattattttttctacgtTCAGATATTCGGACTCAATTagcatatttatgtttttaattagcaagttatgttaaaatgtattcttaaaaaatattttacctatttaaaatttatgaacaGAATTTTAATTGCCTAGAATATTGTTTAGGAAATAATTCTATTGCATAAGTTTTCTAAGtagaatttaatttcacaatgaatatttaattatatacttatccaTTTACACACATAATTgtcattttctaataaaattgtattacttttgtaacaaaaaaataaaagtaaattaataatctagtTAGTAGTTAATTAACTAGGGTTTGATAAACTCTGAtgcgaaacaataataaatgactAGGTTTGTAAGTTCTTAGTGTTCCTACACAAAGATAAAATTGAAtgcattttactttttaacttttgtaaatgcttaataaaaaactaacataatatagttaatttgtataaatttttattaataatacaaaatatagtatgGTAGGTAtccattttgttaaattaagcactcgtgaattattaaaatttggattttaagtaaaaaataatgtttttatgcaacataaataataatttaataataattttttttaaatttatccttTGTGATTACAATTAGTTTTGAcagttatttaatacaataaattttattcacaAAAACTACACTTAAGTGGTCTGTCCAaagtcttaaataaaaaaaatgtattactaatttttttagaaatatactttaaattttttttaatttttttataactgtttaaaaactattatttactagTTACTTAAGAcacttattaattgttataattatataaaggtactatatggtatttatttatgtattactatatagtCTATTCCAAAAAGTCTAGAAAAAATCGCGTAGGCAGGTCCGCTGTTATTGGCTACAATTATCAGTACTCGTCATGTTCTGTCGGCGATTAGACAACCAGCAGATCACATGACATACCTGCTTGAAATCAGACGCGTTTTGGTCGTACATTTTTCCAGACTTATTTGGAATAgagtatagtaataaaagGAAAAGACAGGCCTCCCTAGCTATCTCTTAGAACAGCCACttgtgtgtttttaaattttaaccaatCACTATTTGCAGGATAGTACCTCCATTGTTGAAGTGACGCCAGCGAATAACTGAAGATTAATTTTTGGATAGTACTGATTGCAATAGTCAAGTTTCCACAGTCATGTACGTGCAAGTGAGAATGATGGACACTGGTGTGTCGGTCACAATACCCACATCCAGGACAAC includes the following:
- the LOC113552885 gene encoding tumor suppressor candidate 3, with protein sequence MYLKTILCAFIILNSLVESAREERPKSLDQKVQQLNDLYQKKFLVKFNGPKFKEFVKSPPRNYSVIMMFTAMASHRQCSICGHASDEFIIVANSYRYSHRLTESPLYFGIVDFDEGSDIFQMLRINTAPVFMHFPAKGKPKPLDTMDIQRVGFASEMIAKWIQERTDVQIRIFRPPNYSSTLALSVLFAICSSFLYVRRNNMEMFFNKNLWGVFSVLFCLNMISGQMWNHIRGPPLMHRNQQGIITYIHNSSQGQFIVETYIIIILNTILVFGAVIMIDSYTKKTDSKTRKIMTVGGLALVVFLFSVILSIFKSKAHGYPYSFLIK